TTCCGGCAACAGTTGAACTGTGGGTGACATGTTCATTAACTTCCCTGATACCACTGGAGGTGCGGTTGATGGAATCGGCAATTTCAGCCGTGGCAGAGGACTGTTCTTCTACTGCTGAGGCTATTTCTGTGACAATTGCGTTGATTTCATTGATAATTTTAGATATTTCATTGATTTCGTGTACTGTTGAGCCGGTTGTTTGCTGGACACCCTCGATATTCGATTTTATCTCCAGGGTTGCACTTGCCGTCTGCTGAGCCAGCTCCTTGATTTCATTAGCAACAACACCGAACCCCTTTCCTGCTTCTCCCGCTCTTGCAGCCTCGATAGTCGCATTGAGTGCCAGCAGGTTGGTCTGTTCTGAAATTTCAGTAATGGCCTCAGTCACCTTACCGATTTTTCCGGCCGCCTCTCCCAGTTCACCCATTTTTTCTGAAGCAGATTTTGCCTGCTTCACCGCGGTATCTGAAATGGATCTGGCCTTTTCAGAATTTCTGGCTATATCGTGAATTGTCGCAGTCATCTCTTCTCCTGCTGCTGCCACCATATTGACATTGTCGCTCGATTCCTCCATGGTGGCGGCAACACTGTTCAGGTTACTGCTCATCTCTTCCGCCGACTGGGTCACATTGTCGGCCTGAATGGATGTAATACGGCAATTTTCCGCCATTTTTCCAGATATGGAGAGCAGTTCACCGGAAGATCGCTCCACGGAATTTGAATTGGAGGAAATGTTGATGATAATACTCTGCAGTTTTTCAATAAAAGTGTTGAACCATTCAGCCAGTTCATTAAGTTCATCTTTTCCATTTATTTTCAGACGTTTTGTGAGATCGCCTTCTCCCTCGGCAATGTCCTGAAAATTGGCAATCAGCATTTTCAGACTTTTTACGATTCCGGAAATAATAAAAAGACTGAGAAGGGTCAGACCGATATAAATAATACCCACAGTGGCCAGCATATAGTAGGACCGACGTTCGGTAATGGCGGTCAGTTCCCTGTCTATTTTCTCAATTTGTGTTTCCAGTTTATCGGTATAGACTCCTGTCCCGATCCAGTAGTCCGTACCGGGAATTTCTTTTGCAAAACTGATTTTCGGCCTTGTGGTCCCATCAGGTTCTGACCAGTGATATTCAAGAAAACCACCGCCATTTTCAGCATTTTTCTTCAGAGCCCTGATGACATATATTCCGTTTTTATCCTGTAGGTCACCGAGGTCTCTGCCCTCGTTTGCCGGATTGGCCGGATCGATTATATTAGTGGTATTTCGGTAAATAAAGAAATAGCCGGAATCATTTTCTCCAGAGCGAATAGATTTGAGGATGGAGCGCATGGTGATGACATCCATGTCACTGTTTTTCCCATGGTTTATAAAGCCGGCTATTGATGATGCCAGAATTTCAGTTGCCACTTTGATCTTGATTTTGTGTGCATCGATGAGTACTGTTTTTGTCCTTTCAAGGCCTATATCTTTAATTTTGTTGAGATTCATCCAGGCGAACTGGGCGTTGACAATGAACATGAAAAGGGTCATGGCCAGGATCAGATACATCCTGCCTCTGACTGTAAGTTTACTTAACATGGTATACTTCTCCTCATAAAAATAGATATTGAAAGCCGATAGCGTGCGTATTGTGCAGAAATTGTTGTGCAGTATGCTAAAAATTATATGGAAGGTTAAGGCGTATGGGATAGTTGTTTATTTGTTGTATCACAGGGAAAATAAAATTGTCGAGTAAAAATTTATGGATTTAATACAGCAGTTGGCTATTTAAGGTGGGTGTCCAAGTTGTGCTAAATGTGCATGTCTGTCGTTACGTGCAACTGATATGAAAAACAGAGAGAAGAGTGAAAACGTGGAAAATGGTATTGTTAAAGTCCTGGTGACCCGGGAAGAGGTGGAGAAAACAGTAAAGCGGCTTGGGTCGGAAATAACCCGGTATTATGATGAAAAAGAGACCGACCTGCTGCTGGTAGGGTTACTGCGGGGATCGTTTGTTTTTCTGGCAGATCTTGTGCGGGAGATAAAACTGCCTCTTATGGTAGATTTCATGTCGCTTTCCAGCTACGGTGACGGCACAGTCAGCAGTGGGGATGTCAAAGTGGTGATGGATCTTGACACTTCTATTGAGGGAAGGGATGTTCTCATTGTCGAGGATATTGTCGATACCGGGAACACCTTCAGCAAGGTCATCAGAATGCTGAAAAACAGAAAGCCCCGATCTCTCAAGGTCTGTACTTTTCTTAATAAACCGGAATGCAGGATTGTTGATGTGAAGATAGATTTTTGCGGCGTTGATATCCCCAATGAATTCGCTGTGGGATACGGGCTGGATTATGCCCAGAAATATAGAAATCTTCCCTATGTGGGGGTCCTTGACCCGGAAATTCTGGAGGAATAACATGAGTGATCTGGTTAGATGCCCTGGATGTGGGGCAAAAAACAGGATTGCAGCGGAGAAACAGCATCTCGTTGCAAAATGTGGAAAATGCGGAAGTAAACTTCCAGCGCAGGGTGGGGTAATTGAACTGGATGACAGTGGTTTTCAACGAGTCGTTATGACGTCTTCCCTCCCGGTTCTGGTTGATTTTTATTCACCGACCTGCGGTCCCTGTCATGCACTGGCCCCTGTTATTGATCAGCTGGCACGTCAGTATGCAGGGAGGGCCCTGATCTGTAAACTTGACACCAGTCGTCATCAGATGAGTGCGGCAAAGTTCAAGATTCGTGGTGTTCCCACTCTACTCTTTTTCAAAGGGGGGAAGCAGGTGGATCAGGTGGTTGGTGCAGTTCCCGCCCATGAACTGGAGCAGAGACTTGACAGACTGTGTTGAAATTATCGCCAGGCAAAATATGGTTGCTCAAAATGGGCAACCCGTGTCTGTTTTCCCAGGAGGGCAACTTCACGGAACTGGTAGAGTATGGCCGCAGTGGGGGTGGCAATCCAGGAGTTTCCCACCGGCATGAAGAGAATTGGATCTTCGGATTCAGGGGAGTTGTCTAAAACCGGAGCATCTTTTCTGAGAAGTTCCCGGCAGGAAATTCTGTGAATTGACGCCACCTCTTCCGGGTTGGCATGCAGGTACGGTGTTTGCCCGCCCCAGAGTATGACTGGAGTGATATGAAACCCGGACCTGGTGATGAAATCATCAAGACAACCCAGTATCCGGTCTTTTTTCAGGTGCAGTCCAACCTCTTCCGCCAGTTCCCGCAGGGCCGTTTCTTCCTCTGATTCTCCTGTATCAATGCTGCCTCCGGGCAATGCCCACTGGCCTGCATGGTTTTTCAACCTGGCTGATCGCCGGGTCAGGATCAGGGCTGCCCCCTCGTCTGTTTCGGGCAGGAGTCCTCCAATATTTCCAGAGTTACGGTAATCAACAATTGTAATTGCCACAGCAGCCCGTCGCAACCCTCTGTTATTGAGAGGTTTTCTCTTGAATTTTGTGAGATTGCTCTCTACCAATTCCCGAAGGCTGTTTGAGCAGGTAATGTTTTTCATATTGTGCATTCTGGATCCGGCATGGTTTCCCGGCGGTGTTTGTGCTGTTGTATAAGAAATGAATACATTGTCCCCAATGCCAGTTCCTTTTACAAGAGAATGATGTCATTGACGGGAGCTGGAAGAAATAAAAGTAACAAAAACATACTACCTAAGTCCTGCAATTTGCAAGTTTACCGGAGATGCAAGGCAGCAAAAGTGCAGGATTCAGGTAGTATTTTCAGGAGTAATAAAATGCTGGACAATATAGTGCCCTTTATACTGTTTGTCATTGCCATGACAGGGACACCGGGGCCGGGAAATCTTACGATGATGGCGATCGGTCAGACAACAGGGTTTTCCAGTGCCATACCGTTTCTGCTGGGTACTGCGGTTGGCTGTATTCTCCTGGATACCCTGGTTGCCTGTGGCCTGGGTGAACTTTTGCTTGCATCACCCGCAGCGGCTTTGGCTCTAAAGGTTACAGGGCTTGTCTATATTTTTTACCTTGCAGGAAAGGTTTTGTTTCTTCAACTGGAAGGGAAAAAGGTAACGAAAAAGTTTTCTTTTTTTGAAGGGTTTCTGATCCATCCCCTGAGCCCGAAAAGCTGGGCCATGGCGGTTGTCGCCTTCAGCCAGTTTATGATACCGGAACAGGCTCTTCTGCCCCAGGTTGCAGTTTTTGTAGCAACTTTTCTCATGGGCCTTCTGGTTTTTCACAGTTCCTGGTGTGCGGCAGGGGCTTTTATCCCGAGATTGGTTCAGTCGCGGAGGACTCTTTTTTTTATTAATTGTATCATGGTCGTTCTGATGGTCGGAGCCACGGTCTGGGCCATGCTGGGGTGACACAGAGTCAGCCGGCAAAACGGATCAGAGCGAGGCTGAGCCAGGGGAAATAGGTGATGATAATCAAGGTGACGAGGAGCAGGGCCAGAAAGGGGAGTGTGGATCGATAGAGTTCGGTGATCGGTTTTTCAAAGCGATAGGAGGCGAGAAAGAGATTCAGGCCGACAGGTGGAGTGCAGTAACCGATCTGCAGGTTTGTGAGAAAAATAATACCGAGATGGACAGGATCGACTCCGTAGCCTGTGGCAATGGGCAGGATCAGCGGGACGATCAGAACCAGGGCCGAAAAAATATCGAGCATGGCCCCAACGATAAGCAGGAAGATATTTAACAGCAGGAGAAAGGTATACCTGGAGTCTATATAGGTCTGGATAAAGGTAAAGAGGCGTGTCGGGACCTCCTGGTCAATCAGGTAATTTGTTGAGGCCATGGAGGCCGCAAGAATAACAAGTATACCACCGAAAAGGATCATGGATTTGCTCATGATGGAGGCAAGAGCGGAAAAAGGAATATCCCTGTGGATGAACAGTTCCACAACAAGGACATAAAGAGCTGTTACCGCCGCGGCTTCTCCGGGTACAAAGATACCGCCGTATATTCCCCCCAGCAGGATGACGGGCAATGGCAGCTCCCAGCCGATTTCACGAAGGGTGGTTATTTTTTCTTCCAGGGTAGTTTCGGGGGTATCAATCTCCCTTTTCGGACGCTGAAGAATGGAATAGCCCATCAGGAGAATGAGCATCAGGATGCCCGGCAGGATTCCGGCGAGAAAGAGCTGGTCGATTCTCGATTCGGCGATAACTCCGTAGAGGATCAGGGGCAGACTGGGGGGAAAGAGCAGACCAAGGCTGCCTGAGGAGGTGATAAGTCCCATGGAAAAACGCTCGGAGTACCCGTCTTTTAACAGCGCAGGCAACAGCAGTCCGCCAAGGGCGAAGATCGTCACCCCGGATGCACCGGTAAAAGCGGTAAAAACGGCGCAGACCAGCAGGGTGATAACAGCCAGTCCGCCGGGCAGCCAACCGAGAAAGAGCTGTGAGAATTTCAACATCCGTCGAGGGGCCTTGCTTTCAGAAAGAAGAATACCGGCAAAGATAAAGAGAGGCAGGGAAACCAGCAGCGGGGTGTCAGCCAACCGTGACATTTCGATAATTACTACCGAGATATCGATATCGGCGGAGGAAAAGGAAAGCAGGGCCAGCGCTGATATAATCAGAAAAAGCGGAGTGCGCAGCAGGGCCAGAACCAGAACCAGAATTTTTAGAATATTCACCGTCTGCCTCCCGCAATTTTTCGGTCAGGGGAGAAACAGCGGATTGCTGCAAGGATCGAACCTATCAGGTATTTGAAGGTCATCAGGGCAAAGGTGAGGAGAAAAATACTGTTTGGCACCCACGAGGGAAGACCGAACAGGGCAGTCCCGCCAAACTCCATTTCACTCTGAAGAAAGAGCCAGGAGGCAAAGGCCAGCCCCCCGGCGGCGGCTGTACAGAAAAGATCAGTGGCCAAAGCGACCCAGGGCCGCAGAAAGGAAGGGACAAGAAACCCCGTGAAATCAAGAGCAATATGCTTTCCTGCACCCGTTGCCTTCAGGCCCCCGAGGAGGCCGCACCAGAGAACAAGGTGCCTGAGGAGTGGGTCGGCCCAGATCAGTCCCCCGGATGTCCAGCGCATGACAATCTGCAGACAGGCGAGCAGGAGCATGAGAGAGAGCAGGAGGCAGAGAAGAAGATCCTCTCCCCTGCCTGTCAGTCGGGCCAGTTTTTGTAACGGATGGGTTGGTGTACTCAATTATCCTTCCCGTTTTCCTGGTTTTTCCTGAACTCACTCAGCAGTGCTGTGGCCTGGGAATAGATTTCCGGAGAGAGGGATTTTTTCACAAGCTGCTGTACGGCCTCATCCCGTTTTTCTCGAAGCCTGCGGATTGTTCCCTTGTCTGCCTTGACGAATGTAACCCCTCTCTTTATCAGGACCTGCCTGGAATCAAGGTTACTGGCACGGGTGTTTTCAAGGAGGACGGGAAAATGCTTCGCGGCCGCCGTGTGGATAATTTTCTTATATTTTTCGGGTAGTTTTCCATACGCTCTGCCATCAAGAAGAAATACGCCATAGGCATACCCGTAGGGGACATCTGTAATGTATTTCGCCTTGGTGAACCACTGCAGGACAATGGAACCGTAGAGGGAATTATAGACGGTATCCACAAGACCTGACTGCAGGGATGAAAGAACATCAGGAATGGAGAGCTGTACAGGGCTGATACCAAGTGCGGCCAGGAAGCTTTCAGAGACGGGGTCGCCTGAGGGACTCCAGTTGGAGGAATTTTGCAGGTCGCTGAGGGTTGCCACAGGTTTTGTGGACATGGCATAGATAAAACCGACTTCAGTCATGGCCACAAGTTCCAGTCGTTTTTTCTGAAATTTCTCCTTGAAAGTGGGCAGCAGTCCTGCCAGGGTATAGTCTATCTCCTCGTAGGAATTGAAGAGGAAGGGGATAGCCATCACTCTGAAATCTGGCACGATTCTGGCGATTCCAGTCATGGTGAAACCACCGCCATGGAGTTGTCCCACCCGCATTTTTCTGTACATGGCCTGATCATCTCCCATGACCCCGCCCGGGTAGACCCGGAAACTGACTTCCCCACCCGTTTTCTTCTTCACCTCCGCACCGAATTTTTTAAACTGCTGCACCCATACGGATCCAGCGGGGGCAAGGCTGCCGATTTTGAACAGGTATTTTGATCTGGCTTCCACCAAGTGTGCAGTCGACAGGAGAATGAGAGTTACGGAAAAAAGAGTAAAGAGTCGTTGTTTCATAAGGTTTCGTGAAGTAGAGGGAGGAGGGACTGATCATTCAGCAAAATAATCTTCCTCCAGGAGTCGCCTGGCTTTTCTTACTGCCAGTACATTACTCAATGCAAATTCCGGCGCACTGTCAATGGGGAAGTCAAGGATCTCCTTGAGCAGGGCATTATACAGCTTTTTGTCCTGGGTCTGCCTGGCCAAGGTGGCGGCATAGGTTGCCTGGACAAGCAGGAATTTTCTTTTTGAGAGTTCCAGGGCCCGCTTGAAATGGTATCTGCTGAGTTCCGGTTTTCCACCGAAAAGAGCAGGTTTGGCAGCATAATATCCTGCAAAAAAGAGGTGGATGGAGCCTGCCTCAAAAGTTTCGTCCAGTTCAAGGAGTCTGGCCATGATTTTTTCTATGACAACAAGGTCTGCCATGGCACCGGGAGAACCGTGCTGGGCCTGTACCCAGCTTATCCAGCCAAATGTTCCCCAGAATACGGAAGGGACGTCACCCTTGCCAAGTCCGGCAAGGCTTTTGTCAAATTCCGGGCCCTCCATCTGGTCCATGGGCAGAAAATGGCTCAGGAGCTTCAATCCGTATCCATGCGCTTTTTCCGTAATTGCAGCGATACGTTCTTCAGAAGCGCCGCATTCAGGGAGGGTCGCAGCATAGGCGCTGTAGGACTGGGCGCCGGTTCGCAGCAGGTTTTCGCTGTCCGGGGAACCGGCGATCATGCTGTCTATCATCAGCAGGAAGGCTGGTGCACCTTCGCAGACCAGTTCGGGGTCGGTCTGTTTCCTGAGGTTACCGGCAGCCGGTTCCACAAAGGTTGAAGTAAGCAGGGATGAGCATGAGGAAAAGGCTGCTACAGTGAAGAGAAGAACAGTTATTGTCCAGATAATGCGGATGGACATGACAGGGCTCCGGGAAAGAATACAGAAGAATCCCCTCCCTCGCATCGAACCGGACCGACAAAAGAGGGGATATATGGCTTTATTGCATTATTGCTGCTGTGGCTGCTCTCCTGTGGCTGTGGAGAGGGCATCCTGGGTGGCCTTGACCACTTCCTTGGTGGCTTCAACCATATTGTTCATCGCTTCCTTGACACCTGTTTCGGCCGCGGCGGTCTGCTGGGTGGTCTCATTTTTGACAATTTCCTTTCCCGTTTCCACTACCTCAACCGCCACTCCCCTGGTTGCTTTCAGCATTTGCTCTGTGGCGGTGACCATTTGCCTGGTCATGTAAACCATATTATTAGTGGCGACGACAAGTTTTTCGACTGCTGCA
The DNA window shown above is from Desulfomarina profundi and carries:
- a CDS encoding methyl-accepting chemotaxis protein, yielding MLSKLTVRGRMYLILAMTLFMFIVNAQFAWMNLNKIKDIGLERTKTVLIDAHKIKIKVATEILASSIAGFINHGKNSDMDVITMRSILKSIRSGENDSGYFFIYRNTTNIIDPANPANEGRDLGDLQDKNGIYVIRALKKNAENGGGFLEYHWSEPDGTTRPKISFAKEIPGTDYWIGTGVYTDKLETQIEKIDRELTAITERRSYYMLATVGIIYIGLTLLSLFIISGIVKSLKMLIANFQDIAEGEGDLTKRLKINGKDELNELAEWFNTFIEKLQSIIINISSNSNSVERSSGELLSISGKMAENCRITSIQADNVTQSAEEMSSNLNSVAATMEESSDNVNMVAAAGEEMTATIHDIARNSEKARSISDTAVKQAKSASEKMGELGEAAGKIGKVTEAITEISEQTNLLALNATIEAARAGEAGKGFGVVANEIKELAQQTASATLEIKSNIEGVQQTTGSTVHEINEISKIINEINAIVTEIASAVEEQSSATAEIADSINRTSSGIREVNEHVTHSSTVAGTISGDIGKVNEAAADLSESSIQIQNRAKKLSSMSHQVTEIINSFKF
- the hpt gene encoding hypoxanthine phosphoribosyltransferase, giving the protein MKNREKSENVENGIVKVLVTREEVEKTVKRLGSEITRYYDEKETDLLLVGLLRGSFVFLADLVREIKLPLMVDFMSLSSYGDGTVSSGDVKVVMDLDTSIEGRDVLIVEDIVDTGNTFSKVIRMLKNRKPRSLKVCTFLNKPECRIVDVKIDFCGVDIPNEFAVGYGLDYAQKYRNLPYVGVLDPEILEE
- a CDS encoding thioredoxin domain-containing protein, with translation MSDLVRCPGCGAKNRIAAEKQHLVAKCGKCGSKLPAQGGVIELDDSGFQRVVMTSSLPVLVDFYSPTCGPCHALAPVIDQLARQYAGRALICKLDTSRHQMSAAKFKIRGVPTLLFFKGGKQVDQVVGAVPAHELEQRLDRLC
- a CDS encoding NUDIX hydrolase; the encoded protein is MHNMKNITCSNSLRELVESNLTKFKRKPLNNRGLRRAAVAITIVDYRNSGNIGGLLPETDEGAALILTRRSARLKNHAGQWALPGGSIDTGESEEETALRELAEEVGLHLKKDRILGCLDDFITRSGFHITPVILWGGQTPYLHANPEEVASIHRISCRELLRKDAPVLDNSPESEDPILFMPVGNSWIATPTAAILYQFREVALLGKQTRVAHFEQPYFAWR
- a CDS encoding LysE family translocator; translated protein: MLDNIVPFILFVIAMTGTPGPGNLTMMAIGQTTGFSSAIPFLLGTAVGCILLDTLVACGLGELLLASPAAALALKVTGLVYIFYLAGKVLFLQLEGKKVTKKFSFFEGFLIHPLSPKSWAMAVVAFSQFMIPEQALLPQVAVFVATFLMGLLVFHSSWCAAGAFIPRLVQSRRTLFFINCIMVVLMVGATVWAMLG
- a CDS encoding TRAP transporter large permease is translated as MNILKILVLVLALLRTPLFLIISALALLSFSSADIDISVVIIEMSRLADTPLLVSLPLFIFAGILLSESKAPRRMLKFSQLFLGWLPGGLAVITLLVCAVFTAFTGASGVTIFALGGLLLPALLKDGYSERFSMGLITSSGSLGLLFPPSLPLILYGVIAESRIDQLFLAGILPGILMLILLMGYSILQRPKREIDTPETTLEEKITTLREIGWELPLPVILLGGIYGGIFVPGEAAAVTALYVLVVELFIHRDIPFSALASIMSKSMILFGGILVILAASMASTNYLIDQEVPTRLFTFIQTYIDSRYTFLLLLNIFLLIVGAMLDIFSALVLIVPLILPIATGYGVDPVHLGIIFLTNLQIGYCTPPVGLNLFLASYRFEKPITELYRSTLPFLALLLVTLIIITYFPWLSLALIRFAG
- a CDS encoding TRAP transporter small permease, translating into MSTPTHPLQKLARLTGRGEDLLLCLLLSLMLLLACLQIVMRWTSGGLIWADPLLRHLVLWCGLLGGLKATGAGKHIALDFTGFLVPSFLRPWVALATDLFCTAAAGGLAFASWLFLQSEMEFGGTALFGLPSWVPNSIFLLTFALMTFKYLIGSILAAIRCFSPDRKIAGGRR
- a CDS encoding TRAP transporter substrate-binding protein, with product MKQRLFTLFSVTLILLSTAHLVEARSKYLFKIGSLAPAGSVWVQQFKKFGAEVKKKTGGEVSFRVYPGGVMGDDQAMYRKMRVGQLHGGGFTMTGIARIVPDFRVMAIPFLFNSYEEIDYTLAGLLPTFKEKFQKKRLELVAMTEVGFIYAMSTKPVATLSDLQNSSNWSPSGDPVSESFLAALGISPVQLSIPDVLSSLQSGLVDTVYNSLYGSIVLQWFTKAKYITDVPYGYAYGVFLLDGRAYGKLPEKYKKIIHTAAAKHFPVLLENTRASNLDSRQVLIKRGVTFVKADKGTIRRLREKRDEAVQQLVKKSLSPEIYSQATALLSEFRKNQENGKDN
- a CDS encoding TRAP transporter TatT component family protein; the encoded protein is MSIRIIWTITVLLFTVAAFSSCSSLLTSTFVEPAAGNLRKQTDPELVCEGAPAFLLMIDSMIAGSPDSENLLRTGAQSYSAYAATLPECGASEERIAAITEKAHGYGLKLLSHFLPMDQMEGPEFDKSLAGLGKGDVPSVFWGTFGWISWVQAQHGSPGAMADLVVIEKIMARLLELDETFEAGSIHLFFAGYYAAKPALFGGKPELSRYHFKRALELSKRKFLLVQATYAATLARQTQDKKLYNALLKEILDFPIDSAPEFALSNVLAVRKARRLLEEDYFAE